The Gordonia terrae genome contains the following window.
GCCGTGAGGTCTCCGACTTGGTCGAGCAGGCCGCCGATGCCCGCGCGGCCCAGCTGGTGGGTGCGCGGGCGGTCTGCTCGGCATTGGGAGCGTTGGCCCGTTCGGGGTCCGTGGCGGGCCCGGTGGGTGTGCTCTCGATCAGCGATTCGTCGTCGGTGGGGCCTCGGCTGAGCCGTTTGGACTCCGGTCGCCGGTGCCGATCGCGGCGTCATCATGTGGGTGCCGCCGCGGCGGTGGCTGGTGTGGTCGCGGTGCCGACCACACTGGCGGTGTCCGGTGTCGTGGCGGCGATGGTGATCGCGATGTGTGTGTAGCCGAGACCGACCCGGGCGGGCCCGACCGCTAGGGGTTGTTGAGAAGCTGCTGCATCCTGGCGATTTCGTTCTCTTGGTCAGTGACGATCTGACGTGCCAGGGCGATCGCCTCGGGCGATTGACCGTCTTGGATTTCGGTCTTGGCCATGGCGATGGCGCCGCGGTGGTGTTCGATCATCTGCGTCAAGAACAGGCGCGACGCCTCGGCTCCTTGCGCGTCGCGTAGCTGCTGCATCTGTTCTGGCGACATCATTCCCATCATCGACGGCATCGGGGAGGCGCCCGGTGCCATCGACGTGTCCATGTCCATGTTGTGGCCCTGGCCCTCGAGTGGGGCTCCCCACTGCTTCAGCCACGACTGCATCTGTTCGATCTCGGGCTGCTGAGCGTCTTTGATCTGCTGCGCCAGACTGACGACCTGGGGGTTGATGTTGTCTTTCTCCAGCAGGATGTCGCTCATCATGATCGCCTGGGTGTGGTGCGGGATCATCTGCTGGGCGAAAGAGATGTCCGCGCTGTTGTGTTCGGCAGTGGCCGCCGCCGACGATTCGGCGCTCGTTGAGCTGGTGCCCATGCCCGTCATCGAGGAGTGGTCCTCGGTCGTGGTGTCCGAACACGCGGCCACCACTGTCAGAACAGCCGCCGCGGCAGCAACGACGACACCGGTTCGTGTGGCTCTCATCGATCTCCTCCTTCAAGAGTGATACTTCGCCACCGCCCGGCGGCGCTTCGATAACGATTCTACTAACACCGATAGTAGTTAGTCGCCTACCTTACACCCACAAAACGGGCCGTGAACTGCGCAAACACGGCCGCCAATGCCCCAATAGTTCACTTCGTCGAGGTGTCGCGTGTGACTGGTGGGGCACAAGTGACTTGTGGTGTGATCTCGCGGGTACACGCACGGCACTGGTGCGTGGGTCTATGACGTCCGTGGAGAAGGGGCCGACCGCATGCAGACGGTGTTGACATCGCTACGGGTCAAGGTGGGGCAGCAGTGGGGCCCCAAGGTTATGGGGGTGGCAGCGGCGATGTGTGTGGGTGTTGCGCCTGTGATTGCCACCGCACCGGCGGCGGCCTCGACCGATGGACATGTGGCCGGGGAGTTGATCGCGATCGTGCAGGATTCGGTGAAGGCCGCTTTGGGTGGTGCCGCGGCGGCGAGTTTGGGGGAGCCGATCACGCAGGCGGCGTCTTGCCTAGGTGCTCAAGCTCAGTCGGGCAGCGTCGGCGATGCGGGCAGTGCGACCGCGCTGCAGTGCTTCGGCACGTTTTCGCTCATTAATCCGATAGACGGGTTCCGGATCATCGACGCGTTACCGCTGGCTCGGCTGGTGGCCACCCTGATCGCCGCGATCGTGCCGCACGATCCGAACGAGCCGCATGGCCCCCAGCCGCAGGAACCCGGGACGCCGACGCCGTTGCTGCCCGGTAGTGGCGGTGCAGTGGCGCCGACTGCGGGTGAGATCACGTCCACCTTCGGTGACGGGCGGGGCCATCAGGGCATTGATATCGGCAATGATCTGGGCGCGCCGATTGTCGCGGTGGCTAATGGGGAGGTCATCACCTCCGGACCTGCCGAGGGGTTCGGGTTGTGGATGCGGATCCGGCACGATGACGGCACGATCACCACCTACGGCCACAATGACGAGAATCTGCTCGAGCAGGGCGCGCAGGTACGAATGGGGCAATCGATCGCCACAGTAGGCAACCGTGGGGTCTCGACCGGCCCTCATCTGCATTTCGAGGTTCTCGATCCGACGGGAGTCAACGTCGATCCGGCACAGTGGCTGGCCGATCGCGGGGTGGTTCTGGCGATGGCCGTTGATGCCGACGCCCGCGTGCCGGGGCCGGTGGTGCCGCAGTGGGTGGGCGAACCACGCCTGTGACGAGCCAGCCCGTGGTGGGTCAGGAACGAACGAGGCGAGCGATGGCCGCCGAGGCTTCAGCGATCTTTTCCTGCGCCTCCTCGCCGCCGGCGTGGGCGGCATCGAGCACACAGTGGGTGAGGTGGTCGTCGAGCAAACCTAGCGCCACCCCTTCCAGGGCTTTGGTCAGCGCCGAGATCTGGGTCAGGATGTCGATGCAGTATTGCTCCTCATCGACCATCCGGTGGATACCTCGGGATTGCCCTTCGATGCGTTT
Protein-coding sequences here:
- a CDS encoding DUF305 domain-containing protein, with product MRATRTGVVVAAAAAVLTVVAACSDTTTEDHSSMTGMGTSSTSAESSAAATAEHNSADISFAQQMIPHHTQAIMMSDILLEKDNINPQVVSLAQQIKDAQQPEIEQMQSWLKQWGAPLEGQGHNMDMDTSMAPGASPMPSMMGMMSPEQMQQLRDAQGAEASRLFLTQMIEHHRGAIAMAKTEIQDGQSPEAIALARQIVTDQENEIARMQQLLNNP
- a CDS encoding M23 family metallopeptidase — protein: MQTVLTSLRVKVGQQWGPKVMGVAAAMCVGVAPVIATAPAAASTDGHVAGELIAIVQDSVKAALGGAAAASLGEPITQAASCLGAQAQSGSVGDAGSATALQCFGTFSLINPIDGFRIIDALPLARLVATLIAAIVPHDPNEPHGPQPQEPGTPTPLLPGSGGAVAPTAGEITSTFGDGRGHQGIDIGNDLGAPIVAVANGEVITSGPAEGFGLWMRIRHDDGTITTYGHNDENLLEQGAQVRMGQSIATVGNRGVSTGPHLHFEVLDPTGVNVDPAQWLADRGVVLAMAVDADARVPGPVVPQWVGEPRL
- a CDS encoding metal-sensitive transcriptional regulator; translated protein: MTTASAPGNSSAPGQSSASQHSSRGYISDKGKYLARLKRIEGQSRGIHRMVDEEQYCIDILTQISALTKALEGVALGLLDDHLTHCVLDAAHAGGEEAQEKIAEASAAIARLVRS